The following proteins come from a genomic window of Mucinivorans hirudinis:
- a CDS encoding Phosphomannomutase: MALIKSISGIRGTIGGATGDSLTPIDLVKFTASYCKFLTESLGEGKKRVVLGRDARISGEMVENIVRGTLMGCGVDVISIGLATTPTVEVAVTEYKADGGIILTASHNPKQWNALKLLGNKGEFLNDKEGKRILEIAATDGYRFAQVDELGQVVISESFDERHIDMVLALPLVDIEAVRARRFKVVVDAVNSVGGTVIPELLRRMGVEVVELYCTPNGHFPHNPEPLPEHLREIAALVVEEKADLGIVVDPDVDRLAIVNEDGTMFGEEYTLVAVADYILGKVGGNTCSNLSSSRALADVTAKHGGSYAASAVGEVNVVAKMKETGAVIGGEGNGGIIYPELHYGRDALVGVALFLTYLAKTGMSCSALRATFPAYYMSKNKIELTAGIDVDALLVKMKEKYSAEKVTDIDGVKIDFPTEWVHLRKSNTEPIIRIYSESHSPAAAEAIAGRIIADIKSFI, from the coding sequence ATGGCATTAATTAAATCTATTTCCGGCATCCGTGGTACTATCGGTGGTGCTACGGGCGACTCGCTCACACCGATTGACCTTGTAAAATTTACTGCTTCATACTGTAAGTTCCTTACGGAGAGTCTGGGCGAAGGCAAAAAACGTGTTGTGCTCGGGCGCGATGCACGCATCTCGGGCGAGATGGTCGAAAACATTGTTCGCGGCACGTTGATGGGCTGCGGTGTGGATGTTATCTCCATTGGCTTGGCGACAACCCCTACCGTAGAGGTTGCCGTTACCGAATATAAAGCCGACGGCGGTATCATTCTCACCGCCTCGCATAACCCCAAGCAGTGGAACGCACTCAAGTTGCTTGGCAATAAGGGAGAGTTCCTCAATGACAAGGAGGGCAAACGTATCCTTGAAATAGCGGCTACGGATGGCTACCGATTTGCTCAGGTGGATGAGCTGGGGCAGGTCGTTATCAGCGAATCTTTCGACGAGCGACATATAGATATGGTGTTGGCACTACCACTTGTTGATATTGAAGCCGTAAGGGCACGTCGATTCAAGGTGGTTGTGGATGCCGTAAATTCCGTAGGGGGCACGGTTATTCCCGAACTGTTGCGCCGAATGGGCGTTGAGGTCGTCGAACTTTACTGCACACCCAACGGACACTTCCCTCACAACCCCGAACCCTTGCCCGAACACCTGAGGGAGATAGCAGCATTAGTGGTTGAGGAGAAGGCGGATTTAGGTATCGTAGTAGACCCCGACGTAGACCGTTTGGCTATTGTAAATGAAGATGGTACAATGTTCGGCGAGGAGTATACATTGGTTGCTGTGGCTGACTATATACTGGGTAAGGTGGGCGGTAACACTTGCTCGAACCTCAGCTCTTCGCGTGCCTTGGCAGATGTGACGGCTAAACACGGTGGGAGTTATGCTGCCTCAGCCGTGGGCGAGGTGAACGTTGTGGCTAAGATGAAGGAGACGGGTGCGGTCATCGGCGGCGAGGGTAACGGCGGCATCATCTATCCCGAACTTCACTACGGGCGCGATGCGTTGGTGGGTGTTGCGCTCTTTTTGACCTACTTGGCAAAGACGGGTATGAGCTGTTCGGCTCTTCGCGCCACTTTCCCTGCGTACTATATGTCTAAAAACAAAATAGAACTAACAGCCGGCATTGATGTGGATGCTCTATTAGTAAAAATGAAGGAAAAGTATTCCGCGGAAAAGGTTACAGATATTGACGGCGTGAAGATTGACTTCCCTACCGAGTGGGTGCACCTTCGCAAGTCAAATACCGAACCAATCATTAGAATTTATTCGGAAAGCCACTCTCCTGCGGCAGCTGAGGCTATTGCGGGACGGATAATTGCCGATATCAAATCATTTATTTAA
- a CDS encoding Macrolide export ATP-binding/permease protein MacB gives MKFVTFFRENLAISFASIASNKLRTILTMSIIAIGLMALVGIFTAIDAIKGSITDSFAALGANGLDIMSRQRVNVNGHNVRNVNFDYITYAQANEFKERFSIPSSISISQNISGSATIKYQSNKTNPNVRLRGVDEDFLKNRALNLDKGRNFSETEIENGRGVAIIGSDVVKALFENESPLDKNISIAGKPYQVVGVLESKGSGMGMGNNQDLVVFIPITAARANFITNRPDVPISIVPNDPKMMDAAQSEAEGLFRNVRNLKPTDESDFVVEKSDWVANMLIDNLSMVSIMATAIGLITLLGAAVGLMNIMLVSVNERTREIGTRKALGAKPSAIRQQFLFESVIISQMGGIFGIILGIAIGNIIGVLIGAQFFIPWMWIGIGVTLCFIVGVASGYLPASKAARLDPVEALRYE, from the coding sequence ATGAAATTTGTTACATTTTTTCGCGAGAACCTTGCGATATCCTTTGCCTCGATAGCCTCTAACAAGCTAAGAACCATACTAACTATGTCCATCATAGCCATCGGTTTGATGGCACTTGTTGGCATCTTTACCGCCATTGACGCAATCAAGGGCAGCATCACCGACTCATTTGCGGCATTGGGTGCTAACGGGCTCGATATAATGTCGCGTCAGCGGGTCAATGTTAATGGTCACAATGTTCGCAACGTCAATTTCGACTATATAACCTACGCTCAGGCTAATGAGTTCAAGGAGCGCTTTTCGATACCTTCGTCCATATCCATATCGCAGAATATTTCCGGCAGTGCCACAATAAAATATCAATCCAACAAGACAAATCCCAACGTGAGGTTACGTGGCGTGGACGAAGATTTCCTCAAAAATCGCGCACTAAACTTAGACAAAGGACGTAATTTCTCAGAGACAGAAATCGAAAATGGACGTGGCGTTGCCATCATTGGAAGCGACGTTGTAAAGGCTCTCTTTGAGAACGAATCGCCACTCGACAAAAACATTTCGATTGCTGGCAAGCCCTATCAGGTGGTCGGAGTTCTCGAAAGCAAGGGGTCGGGTATGGGAATGGGTAATAATCAAGACCTTGTTGTCTTTATCCCAATAACGGCGGCTCGAGCTAATTTTATTACCAATCGTCCGGATGTGCCTATTTCGATTGTGCCAAACGACCCAAAAATGATGGATGCAGCGCAGAGCGAGGCGGAGGGGTTGTTTAGAAACGTGCGAAACCTCAAGCCCACGGACGAGAGCGACTTTGTTGTCGAGAAGAGCGATTGGGTGGCTAATATGCTCATCGACAACCTCTCGATGGTAAGCATTATGGCAACGGCAATAGGCTTGATAACACTGCTTGGCGCAGCAGTTGGGCTGATGAATATTATGCTCGTATCGGTAAATGAGCGCACAAGGGAGATTGGCACGCGCAAAGCACTCGGAGCAAAGCCATCGGCTATACGTCAGCAATTTCTTTTTGAGTCGGTTATCATCAGTCAGATGGGGGGCATATTCGGTATAATTCTAGGTATTGCAATCGGCAACATAATTGGCGTGCTGATAGGTGCACAGTTTTTTATACCGTGGATGTGGATAGGCATTGGGGTGACGCTATGCTTTATTGTGGGCGTGGCATCGGGTTATCTGCCCGCTAGCAAGGCAGCACGGTTAGATCCGGTGGAGGCATTGAGATACGAATAG